A stretch of bacterium DNA encodes these proteins:
- a CDS encoding ring-cleaving dioxygenase produces MRLDGIHHITAVTADARRNVEFYTGVLGLRLVKKTVNQDDPTVYHLFYADEAGSPGADLTFFEYPGTPRGRAGAGMVHRIAWRVGSGDALEFWASRLRDAGVETAREAGGVRFEDPEGLGLELRISEVGDAPLTGAHPEIPAAVALRGFDGVRAYAVNPERSQPFLEDTLGFAPIARGQFEIRGPRRGGLYAYDPAPGRGVAGAGTVHHVAWSCEMAEHAAWRERLARAGAHVTPVIDRFYFRSIYFREPSGVLFEIATLGPGFATDESPEHLGESLSLPPKFEPLRTELERVLTPLPSPRPWARTSAGRDSR; encoded by the coding sequence ATGCGGCTCGACGGGATCCATCACATCACCGCCGTGACGGCCGACGCGAGACGCAACGTGGAATTCTACACGGGCGTGCTCGGGTTGCGTCTGGTCAAGAAGACGGTGAATCAGGACGATCCGACCGTGTACCATTTGTTCTACGCCGACGAGGCCGGTAGCCCGGGGGCCGACCTGACGTTCTTCGAGTACCCGGGCACCCCGCGCGGGCGGGCCGGCGCCGGGATGGTGCATCGGATCGCCTGGCGCGTGGGGTCCGGCGACGCGCTCGAGTTCTGGGCGTCGCGGCTCCGCGACGCGGGCGTCGAGACGGCGCGGGAGGCCGGCGGCGTCCGGTTCGAGGATCCCGAGGGCCTGGGCCTGGAACTGCGCATCTCCGAGGTCGGCGACGCGCCGCTTACGGGCGCGCACCCGGAGATCCCGGCGGCGGTCGCGCTCCGGGGATTCGACGGCGTGCGCGCGTACGCCGTCAACCCGGAACGCAGCCAGCCGTTCCTCGAGGACACGCTGGGGTTCGCGCCGATCGCACGCGGGCAGTTCGAGATCCGCGGGCCGCGCCGCGGCGGACTGTACGCATACGACCCAGCGCCCGGCCGCGGCGTGGCGGGCGCGGGCACGGTCCACCACGTCGCCTGGTCGTGTGAGATGGCCGAGCACGCGGCGTGGCGGGAGCGCCTCGCGCGAGCCGGCGCCCACGTCACGCCGGTCATCGATCGCTTCTACTTCCGCTCGATCTACTTCCGCGAGCCAAGCGGGGTTCTGTTCGAGATCGCGACGCTCGGACCCGGGTTCGCCACCGACGAAAGCCCGGAGCATCTCGGCGAGTCGCTGTCGCTCCCGCCGAAGTTCGAGCCGCTGCGGACAGAACTGGAGCGCGTGCTCACGCCGCTGCCGTCCCCGCGGCCGTGGGCGCGCACATCGGCCGGCCGCGACAGTCGCTGA